The genomic interval ACGGATTGGTGTCAAGTTGGCCCTGAACCTTTAGACCCGTAGTGGTTGTGGTGTTGGCGATGAGGTTGACGATGACCTCATGGCTCTCCAGCAGGCGGCCGCGCCAGTTCTGTGTGATGTGGGGGAAGAGCCGGGGCTCAATCTGGTTCCACTTGCTGGCGCCCGGAGGGAAGTGGCAGACG from Desulfotomaculum sp. carries:
- a CDS encoding ISAzo13 family transposase, with the protein product VCHFPPGASKWNQIEPRLFPHITQNWRGRLLESHEVIVNLIANTTTTTGLKVQGQLDTNPYPAGIKVSDTELAAVQLERSDFHGDWNYVIRPHS